TGCCCGGGAGGAGGCCCCTCTAGGCTAAGAGGTGGCAGAGCTCCCTTTGGCAAGCAGCCCCACCCGCTGACCCAGTGGGGCACGACCAGCAGCCCCGTGCAGCTCGTCCAGGACGGCGACAGCCCAGGGACCACACGccctccccacacctgcccctcccgccctcctCCGAGAGCCCCACTGCACGTCCCATCGGCCCACACCAGAAACCCACGGGCCCCTCCGggtcctccttcccctctccatcATGACCCACAACCCGTTCAGGGCCCAAGCCCGCCGCTCCGCGCTCTTCACGACCCACCCCAGGACCTCCCAGCCTCGCCCTGAGCCGTCCCTGCGCTGCAGGCAGGGCCCCGGCAACATGGTGGTGCCGAACCCCCAGGGCTCGACTGCTCAGGGCGcaggcttcccagcctccacGCCATCACCCTGcctcctgctctgctcccagCTGCACGAAGgcacccccgccccggggccttcacacatgccctccccagcccagcccccacccccgccgccagCTCGGCACCGGGTCCTCCCTCACCATGGTCAGCACGCGGCACCAGACGTGGCCTCATGCCCAGGTCCCACAGGTCCTCGCCCCCCTGGGGCAGAGATGAAGCCTGCTCTGGCCCCCAGCTCCCCATGCCTGGCAGAGGAGATTCCCATCCAAATGGGCTCAAGAAATGAACGAAAATGGGCACCCAGCCCATTTCAGACCGCAggccagaggccccacctcccacctcccctagGCTAATCACTGACGGACCCCAAAGACACTGGAACAAAATGCTCTCTGCCCAGAATTCCCACCAACTTGGTTGCGACCTGGCAAGTGTGACGTTTTACTTCCTCACACCCGGATGCATTCAAAACAAAGCAGGGGTCTGTGTCCGTCCGGAATGCCCAGTGCTCGCGGCCAGGCACCACTGGTGTGCGGAGCAATCTGCCCAGAGCCCTGCAGACACCGCCCCCCACCGCCGTCTGAACCCCGGGAGGGGCCGCCGTACCTCGGGCAGGTGGTGGCTGAGGCAGAAGCGGCGGCCGCAGTGCAGACAGAGCTGGCCCACGGTCACGACGCTGGCCGTGCACTTAGCGAGGCTGCACGTGTTATCAGCCTTGATGGCGGCCGCGACCAGGGCCTCGAAGTCCTCCTCACCAGGCAGATCTACAGCCGCGTGTCCTAGCGGAAGAAAAGGGCCACTCAAACAGGGAAGAGCACAGACGCCGGACTCACGGCTGCCCCACCGAGCTGCCGCGCCCAGCTTCCCGATTCCAGTTCGCAGTGAACAGGCAGATGACCCTCAGTCATGCTCGGTGTCTGTCCAGCCTAGAGCGGCCCTCCTTCAGCGAGCTAATAACCGGTCCCTGCCGGGAGGTGTGGGCCGCATGCGGACCTCCTAGAAGGGGCTGGCGGTGCATGGAAAGTGCCCCTGAAGAGCCCATCCTCTTTCATCAATAGAACATCTAAACACGACGATGTTCCTTACGACGTTAACCGTACCGGGGAAACGACAGCGTATTTGGATGAACCACGGCGTATTCGCAGATCACAATGTTAGGGGACCTCAGCACTCCTGACCAGGTATGTAGAAATCTTTCGAAGTTATCAGAAAATGCTCACAGGCGGAAGAAAAACACGAGATCACGTATGAGTGCAGTTCTGTGAAACACACATGTGTACCCCAAACACCTGTGCGTGGACGTGCAGGGAACACCGGGAAGGCATCCGCCAGGCGGCTGTCGCCAACGACCTGGGGCACGGGCACAGACAAGACGTGCCGGCGTGCGTTTTCCCTGAGTTAATTCTTCACACTCGGCATGCCGCAGAGCCAGGCACCCGGGCCAGGATGGTGGGCCATGGTGGGGACCCAGGGGCAACCGTGAGCTCAGCCCCACTGGCCTGCAGGCGCCTCAGTTGGCCACGGCCACGCCAGTCCCTCCATGCAGGTGCGACTCTGCACGGTCCCCTGCAAATGGGGAGGTGCCCCTAGCCCGCCCCCCCAGACGGGCTGCAGAGCTGCTAGGCTCTGCTGCACTCACATGGGCCCcgaggcaggggagggacagacgTGCTGAGGCCCAGGAGCGGTACCAGGAGGCTCGCACAAGGCCTGCCAAGGTGCTCGCTGCTCGCCGGCGTCTTCAGGAAACAGGACGCAGGGACCAGGCACAGTGTTCAGGCCCCAACCCAGAAATGAGACCTCACAGAGTCCTGACCACTTATCCCACAGCACCTGTGGTTCCCCCAACCCTCCTGAGTGGCAGGCAGCCCTTGAGGCATCCAGTGGTACCCTTCCCTGAGGGGCCTCCAGCCATGGCCCCAGGAGCCTGCTCAGACTGGCTCTGCTTCCCAGGGGCGGGGACCTCGGCAGAGTCTGGGGACCAACTGGACAGGTCATGTTCGGAGCCTGAGGGGCAAGATGAGTTCTGAAGGTAGCTGCTTGAATAAACACTTCAAAACCGAGCGATGCTACCATCGCCTAAACAGGGCGAAGTCTCCCCAGGACCCTCTGTCCTCAAGTGAACACACCACACACCCCCAGAAGGCAGGCCAGGTCCTCCCGTCAGTGTCCCAGCACCTGCCCTTCACGGTACTAACCTCCTCTCGGTGTGGTTTAGAAAGGCACGTGAcatttcttccctctgcctctacatCCGCCCTGGAGAGCAGGGGTGATCTTACTCCCCAGCACAAAGCTGGGCACGTGGGAGCTACTCACTAAACCCCACATAATGAATCAGCTACAGCCTCAGGGCCCTGAAGCTGCTTTCTAAGACCAGGAGTCATGCCCGCGCAGCTTTGCTCACAGGAACTCAACGAGAGAAAGAGGACGCGCCTGGCTGTGTGGTCCTCCTCGGAGAGCAACGACAGCTGGAGTAAGAGGTTACCCAGAGGCCTCCAGAAAACCCAGGTCTTCAAGCTCAGTGCCCGTGGATGCTCAATCACAGTGCGGGACGgggggcagagcagagagccccacggaGCACACGAGCGcgcagccgccgccgccaggATGGGAGCCAGGACGCGGGCCAGCCGACCTGCGAGCCTGCTCGGGTCCCAGCGGAACACGGATGAAGCCCAGCACGGAGGTCTGCGATTGCCCGCAGGCTCCTGTCCACTGTCCTCGTCTCCTCTTCCAGGCTCTTCCCCTGCAGTAAGTGCACCCCAAGGGCCTTCTACCTGCCAGGCCCTGCCTGAGGACCTGGGGACGCCAAGGTCACCGTGACCAAtcactgccctcaaggagctcacaccAAACCAAGGCGCAAGATGCAGAATCAGGGCAGTAGCACCAAGAAGCCCTGAACCTTTTTGAGGGTGACAAGCGGGCTTCAGGTGGGGCAAACACCCCAGTTAAGGGGACACCAGGCCTGTATTCCCATTAGATGAACCCCCTTaccttttgcttctttcttcttcttcttctctggtAACGTGCGCGGCCCGGAGCGCGAGGCCTGCTGCCCGTCCTTGGCCGGCCCCTCCTTGGCTGGCCGCTCCtgcctgctcttctccctctgcagccttTCCAGGTGCAGGGCCTTCAGATTCAGGGGGTCCTGACTGCTCTGCTCCCCAAGAGGGGGCTTGCtctgtgtggggctgggggccgtGGGCCTGACAGGGGCTTGGCTGCCGGCCCCTGCTGGAGGCTGTAGGGctggcggggcgggcggggctcTCTTGCTTATGGTGATGaacctcttcttcccttccccggTGCTGTCATGCCTCAGCCCATGCTCTTCGGCTATCTGGTGGATCCACATCCTGTCGTGGGAGTTCAGGGAAGCAGGAAACTCCAACTGAGTTTTCTCACTCGCCACAAACTCGGCGATCTTGGCCCTGAAGTGTTCTGCACGGTCTccgctccctgctccctctgggcTGCCTCCGTTGAGCCTGGGCTGAGAAGGGACCTCAGGGCCCGAGGGCTTCCCACCCGGCCTCCTCCGCTCCAGCCCCTCAGCTGCTCTGGCCTCCTGGGCCCCCTCCCGCGGCCGGCCCCCAGGAGGCTTCCTGGCCAACGCCGCAGAGCCGTGGGGCTTCGCGCCAGCTCGGCCGTGGCCCTGGGAACTCTCGTGGGAGTAGTTTTCAGGGATGATGTCGTCAAGATACTCAAAGGCCGTGCGCACTTCCCCGTGCTCCGTGAAGTGATCCACCAGGGTCTTCAAGAAGGTGTGCTTGCTAACGGTGTGAGAATCACACACGACCGCCACGTGGCGCCGCGCGCGGGTGACAGCAACATTGATCCGCCGGTCCTCGGCAAGGAAGCCCACTTCGCCTAGGAATGAGCCAGGGGTGAGTGGCAGAGCGGACCCAAGACTGAGGAATGGAAAACGGACTCTTGCACCCGAGCAGTGAGGATCACCAAGGGGATCACCAAACAGCCCTCCTCCACCGGCCACCAGCCCGCCCCCACACCGCCGCCCGCGCAGGCGTCCTACAGTCCGCCCAGGGCCTCCCAATCCGCCTCCACCACACGTGGCCGGCACGTGGCAGCTACCAAACCACTGCTCATCTCCAAGTACGACCTCctccctcagcccagcccagagaGTAACCGCAGCCAGCAGCGGGGAAAGCGTGAGGGACGCTGCAGTACCCTAgctccctgccaccccctccccactctctcatCCGTCCTCAGCCTCCCACTGAAGGCGCCTTACAAAGCCCAGACAAGCTGCTTCTGGGTACACCACCAAAAGGAGCGGCCACACACCGGAGCAGTATAAAAGCCAGGCCCTGAGGCTAACTGCACCTTGAGGCCAAAAACCAAGCTCTGTGCTTCAGGGGCCTCCCCGGCCTGGGCAGGGTGTCCAGGCGGTCCCCGAGGGCGCGCCCGCACGCCCGTGCTGTTGGCCTCTCGCTCTGTCCCCTCTGCCAGGAGCACCGGGCCCCACCCTGCAGCAGCCCAGGGACCACTCCTGCCCCCTGCGGCACTGGCCCCGAGCGGGCTCCGTCAGggccccactgccccccactccctgcccgcTCTCTCGCCTGCCTCCAGCCCGACGGCGAGTTCACAGAGGCCGCACTCGCACCGCCCGGCACAGCCCCTAGCAGAACCGCAGTCTGCCCTCTGTGCCGCCCCAGAGGACTCTGCTGAGCCCCACGTACCTTTCCTATTGGATCTGACAAAGGACAGGACCACAGCCTCCTTCTCTCGGCCTTGGAAGCCATCGACGGACTTAATTTCAAGCTCGGGGTGCCTGTGGGCAAGGCTCTGCCTGAGCAGGTCCACCTGGAACACCAAGTAAGGCCGGTCCTCAGCTCAGCTCAGGCCAGGGCAGCCTTGACACTCTGCCCTTGGACTCAGCAGAGGGCGTCACACCGCAGAACAGCCACGACCACCGCCTGACAGCTCAGTGAACACACAAAGCAGCACCTCAACAGGTCAGACGTGGCCCCACAGCCCAGCACTGACATCATGTCGTTTCTTCTGGCTCGTGACAAGCCACCTGCCTCGGACGCCCCTTTGGGTGATGGCTGTGAACCAGGAAGGGGTGGCAGCCGATCCACAGACCTCATGATACTTTGCTGCAGCTGCATTTTCCCACCAAGAAAGACAGGCTTTACCGATAAGCACGTAGGCACCGAGAGAGAAAATGCGAGAAACCCCGAAAAGAAAGGAGCAGGTGATGGTTGCTCCCGCTGGCCcagcctccacccctcctccaggTAACAGGTAGCACCCCGATCTTCCTTCAAGAAACTGCCCATCCCACGCTCAGCCCAGGAAGCAGAGCCGGCCCTCCTGCCCAGAGATGGGCAAGGACCCTGCTCTGGCCACAGCAACCAGCTCAGAGATGGGGACTTGAGCCAGACTCGTAAGACCAAAGCTGAGACCCTGTGGGAGATGCCGTGAAGGGACCAGCGGTCCCCAGGGCAGCCCTGTAAGGATGGCGCCAGCCCAAAACAGCCAGGGCCACCCGGCAGCTGTCCAGAAAACGAAGCcaagcggggaagctggctgacatcaggatggggcaggggtgtGGCACAGCAAGTACAAGGGACGGACGGACAGAGACACTTGCTGATGTCATGTGAGCCCCGGATCCAGTCGTGAAGTGGTCGATTCCACCTGGAGTTTACAGTCACAGAGACACTAAGTGGCACTTGTGGGTGACTGCGCCCCGGCACACAAAGTGGCCCCTCGCACCTGGAGGTTGTATGGCGTAATGATGGCGATGTCACTCGCTTGGACACCAGCGTCCACCAGAGCCTGGATGTGCAGACTGACGAGGCGCACCTCACCTGGAGGGCAGCAAGCAGGCTGTGAGTCCAGGTCACCCCGCGCTGACCCCCGTCATTCATGCTAGCTCCTCAGCCCTCCGCCCGATTCCACAAGCACCTCTTACACCGTGCCTGGGGTAATGCCCTGAGCCGCAGGGTTGCAGATCTAGACAACGAAGACACAGGCCACGcagctgagcctcagtttacctccACAGTGCTGAGTGTGCGGCCCAGCAGGCTGGTACCGTGGGTGAGCAAGGATCTCACCGAAGGCTGAGCAGGCAGAGCTGGGCCACCTCACGCTCCCAGGCCTACTCCTCCCCCCGAACCAGTGCTGCCCGCTGAGAAGGGCGCTGCAAGTGCTCCCGTCTGGCTCGAACCCCCCAGCTCATCGGGGACgggctcccacctcccctcttctcccccctcGCTCAGCTCCTCCAAGGTGGGCAACTGCAGACACTCTGGTTTCTACGAAGAGGAGCTCAGGGTCTGTGTAAGCAAGGAAGCTGGCCCCGTCCAAGCAAGCTCACCAGGGTTCCCCTTAGACTGGTCGTCCTCCTCTTCCAGTTCAAACAGCCCGCAGCCGGCCGTGTCCACAAGCAGCAGGGGGATGCCGGTCTCCTCCGTGGCAGCCACTCCTGGGAGGTCCCTGCACACAGAGGAAGACTGAACTCGTGAGGCCAGGGCAATAAAGCGGAGCTAAGGTCCTAACCACAGAACTCACGTCTCCTGTCACCCCCTTGGGCATGGGCTCTTCCCACGGGAGAACGGGCTGCTCCACTGGGAATACGAGGGGCGTGAAGAACATCAGACACTGGGCACCCCAAGTGCAAGAGCAAGGCCCCTCTCCCCCCCTGAAAACCAGCCTCAGAGGTGACTTGGACTCTACATCTCTCCTGAACACGGTTCGGGTGACCCGAGGGACTCAGGGCAGGCCAGGCAGGGCAGAACCGAGTCACTCACCGCAGCAGGTGCCCGGCCACGGAAGGGTGGGCCGTGAGCTGCCCGTGGTACAGGGCGTCCGAGGCCCAGCGCATGATGGCCTCGTGCATGCGGTACTGCACCGTCAGTGTCCGCACCGCGCACGCGCCACGCTCCCGCACCAGCCGCTCCATCAGGCTCAGCGACAGCCCCGCCAGGGCAGCCCTATGCCAGGACAGCAACCAGAAAGTGGAGCCTGAGTCCCCGCGGCAGGCCTGAGACCAGGGCCCAGGAAAGCAGCGCTCAAGCCTcagaaccccaccccccaccaagtTCTGACCTAAAATTAAGGGTGTGGTCACCCCAGAGAAGCCCGTGTCCTCATCCTGGAACCTGCGAACATGCGACCTGACCTGTGTGTGTGAAGTTAAGCCGGGCCGATGCGATCACAGGGGTCCttctaagagggaggcaggagggtcagggtCGGGGGAGAAGACATGACCAGACGGAGGGTCGAAGACGCCGCCTGCTGGCTCACAGAGGGAGGTGGGGCCCAGGGGAAGGAGTGAGgcgcctccagaagctggaaagggcTAAGAAATGAACCCTCCCCTGGAGCttccctgccaacaccctgactTTAACCCACGGAGACAGAGTTTGGACTTCCGACTTCCAAAACCGCAGACAATTAATCTATGCCGTTTAAGTTTGTTCCAGTAGCAACAGCAAACCATCACAGATCAATTCCTTAAACTCCAACATACTTCAGCCGCAAGTAACCCGCTGCTAATCGTAACTGCAGCTAACGTTCGCTCAGTCTTCACACCTTACGCCTACTGACTCGCTGGATCCTCACAAAGCCTTAGGAGGTCGTGTTGTGCTTCCCACTTCcccagggggagagagagacacggggggggggggcgtgaccagccccaggccacccagcCAGTGAGCTGCGGAGCCTGGCACTCCTCTTCCCCAGGAAGGCACACCACCTCCCGCCGAGTCGGTGACACTAAAACCGAGGGAAAGTTCCTAATCGTACTTCAGGGGCCCTCGCTCTGTAAGCTCCTAAGACCTCGTGGTCAACCTCTTCCGATACGGACACCTACCGAAAACAACTCACACCAAAGACACGAGCGAAGCAGCTGCCGGCCCCAGTCCCTACTGTGCGCAGAGAGCTAGCCCTCCTAGCCGGCACATGTCccccagcaggggagggggcgtcCCTGCCCCGAGGGTACAGATCCAAACGCTCTCCACACGAAGGTCTGTGGAGGACAAAGCTCTCTTTCAAGTGCCCCTGGCACCCCGGAACAAGTCGCTGAATAGCACCCACGGAGCTCCTGTCCGGAGGCGTGGATCCACGCCGACTCCCACCCTGGGGGGCAGTTCTCCCACCAGGACAAACTTCCCAAACGTAGCCCCCCATTTCCACCTGGACTGCACCCGCTCTGAGGAACCGGATTCTCTGAGGGATCCTGACCTAATGCCCCTCCGCCTGGGGGCCCCACTCCCCTCTGGC
Above is a genomic segment from Halichoerus grypus chromosome 11, mHalGry1.hap1.1, whole genome shotgun sequence containing:
- the IGHMBP2 gene encoding DNA-binding protein SMUBP-2 yields the protein MASAAVESFVTKQLDLLELERDAEVEERRSWQENISPKELQSRGVCLLKLQVSSQRTGLYGRLLVTFEPRRCASAAVLPSNSFTSGDIVGLYDEGSQLATGILTRITQRSVTVAFDESHDFQLSLDREQAYRLLKLANDVTYKRLKKALITLKKYHSGPAFSLIEVLFGGSAPSPASEIQPPPFCNTSLDASQKEAVSFALSQKELAIIHGPPGTGKTTTVVEIILQAVRQGLKVLCCAPSNVAVDNLVERLARCKRRVLRLGHPARLLESIQQHSLDAVLARSDSAQIVADIRKDIDQAFAKNRQTQDKREKSSVWSEIKLLRKELKEREEAAMLESLLSAAVVLATNTGASSDGPLKLLPDGHFDVVVIDECAQALEASCWIPLLKARKCILAGDHKQLPPTTVSHKAALAGLSLSLMERLVRERGACAVRTLTVQYRMHEAIMRWASDALYHGQLTAHPSVAGHLLRDLPGVAATEETGIPLLLVDTAGCGLFELEEEDDQSKGNPGEVRLVSLHIQALVDAGVQASDIAIITPYNLQVDLLRQSLAHRHPELEIKSVDGFQGREKEAVVLSFVRSNRKGEVGFLAEDRRINVAVTRARRHVAVVCDSHTVSKHTFLKTLVDHFTEHGEVRTAFEYLDDIIPENYSHESSQGHGRAGAKPHGSAALARKPPGGRPREGAQEARAAEGLERRRPGGKPSGPEVPSQPRLNGGSPEGAGSGDRAEHFRAKIAEFVASEKTQLEFPASLNSHDRMWIHQIAEEHGLRHDSTGEGKKRFITISKRAPPAPPALQPPAGAGSQAPVRPTAPSPTQSKPPLGEQSSQDPLNLKALHLERLQREKSRQERPAKEGPAKDGQQASRSGPRTLPEKKKKKEAKGHAAVDLPGEEDFEALVAAAIKADNTCSLAKCTASVVTVGQLCLHCGRRFCLSHHLPEIHGCGERARAHARQRISREGVLYAGSGTKDRSLDPAKRAQLQRRLGKKLDELTSQRKSKRNEKEK